Proteins from a single region of Roseateles sp. XES5:
- the paaK gene encoding phenylacetate--CoA ligase PaaK: MEDLSPRPGELEPIETASRDEISALQLQRMKWSLTHAYENSPFYRQRFDEAGVHPDDLKTLADIAKFPFTTKQDLRANYPFGMFAVPRQQVSRIHASSGTTGKPTVVGYTARDIDTWASLVARSIRASGGRPGDIIHIAYGYGLFTGGLGAHYGAERAGCTVIPMSGGQTEKQVQLIQDFKPDIIMVTPSYMQVIIEEFARQGLDARESSLKVGIFGAEPWTEAMRREIEAKAGIDAVDIYGLSEVMGPGVANECIESKDGPVIWEDHFYPEIINPETGEPVADGEEGELVFTSLSKEALPIIRYRTRDLTRLLPPTSRSMRRMGKIVGRSDDMLIIRGVNMFPTQIEEQILKCRGLAPHFQIELSRSGRMDNMTVHVECTVEMADESARAGSAKELAHHIKSIVGVSTRITVHEPGGVARSEGKAKRVVDNRPKE, encoded by the coding sequence ATGGAAGACCTGTCCCCCCGCCCCGGAGAGCTCGAGCCGATCGAGACCGCCTCGCGCGACGAGATTTCCGCGCTGCAGCTGCAGCGCATGAAGTGGTCGCTGACCCACGCCTACGAGAATTCTCCCTTCTACCGCCAGCGCTTCGACGAAGCGGGCGTGCATCCCGATGATCTGAAGACCCTGGCGGACATCGCCAAGTTCCCCTTCACCACCAAGCAGGACCTGCGCGCCAACTACCCCTTCGGCATGTTCGCCGTGCCGCGCCAGCAGGTCTCGCGCATCCATGCCAGCTCCGGCACCACGGGCAAGCCCACGGTGGTGGGCTACACGGCGCGCGATATCGACACCTGGGCCAGCCTGGTGGCGCGCTCCATCCGCGCCTCGGGCGGCCGCCCCGGCGACATCATCCACATCGCCTATGGCTACGGGCTCTTCACCGGCGGCCTGGGCGCGCATTACGGCGCGGAGCGCGCCGGCTGCACCGTGATCCCCATGTCCGGCGGCCAGACCGAGAAGCAGGTCCAGCTGATCCAGGACTTCAAGCCCGACATCATCATGGTCACGCCCAGCTATATGCAGGTGATCATCGAGGAGTTTGCACGCCAGGGCCTGGACGCGCGCGAGTCCTCGCTCAAGGTGGGCATCTTCGGTGCCGAGCCCTGGACCGAGGCCATGCGCCGCGAGATCGAGGCCAAGGCCGGCATCGACGCGGTGGATATCTACGGCCTGTCCGAGGTGATGGGGCCAGGTGTTGCCAACGAGTGCATCGAGAGCAAGGACGGCCCGGTGATCTGGGAAGACCATTTCTACCCCGAGATCATCAACCCCGAGACCGGCGAGCCGGTGGCCGATGGCGAGGAGGGCGAGCTGGTCTTCACCTCCCTGAGCAAGGAAGCCCTGCCCATCATCCGCTACCGCACCCGCGACCTGACGCGCCTGCTGCCCCCCACCTCGCGCAGCATGCGCCGCATGGGCAAGATCGTGGGCCGCAGCGATGACATGCTGATCATCCGCGGCGTGAACATGTTCCCCACCCAGATCGAAGAGCAGATCCTGAAATGCCGTGGCCTTGCTCCGCATTTCCAGATCGAGTTGAGCCGGTCGGGCCGCATGGACAACATGACGGTTCATGTCGAATGCACCGTCGAGATGGCGGACGAGAGCGCCCGCGCCGGGTCGGCCAAGGAACTCGCCCACCACATCAAGAGCATCGTCGGCGTCTCCACCAGGATCACCGTGCACGAGCCGGGCGGCGTCGCCCGCTCGGAAGGCAAGGCGAAGCGCGTGGTCGATAACCGGCCGAAGGAATGA
- the paaD gene encoding 1,2-phenylacetyl-CoA epoxidase subunit PaaD, giving the protein MEPALRPSLDEVWHWLSEVPDPEIPVISLTDLGIIRDVEWRDDTLVVTVTPTYSGCPATTIINLDIETALTGKGLSKVRLERQLSPAWTTDWISAEGREKLKAYGIAPPIDGTAADGILMKRIDRLSGRSNLTIACPRCGSVNTEKISQFGSTPCKASYRCTDCLEPFDYFKCI; this is encoded by the coding sequence ATGGAACCGGCGCTTCGACCTTCGCTCGATGAGGTGTGGCACTGGCTATCCGAAGTGCCGGACCCGGAAATCCCGGTCATCTCGCTGACCGATCTCGGGATCATCCGGGACGTCGAATGGCGGGACGACACGCTCGTGGTGACGGTGACGCCGACCTATTCGGGCTGTCCCGCCACCACGATCATCAATCTCGACATCGAGACGGCGCTCACCGGGAAAGGCCTTTCGAAGGTCCGGCTGGAGCGCCAGCTCTCGCCCGCCTGGACGACCGACTGGATCAGTGCCGAAGGCCGGGAAAAGCTGAAGGCCTACGGCATCGCCCCGCCGATCGACGGCACGGCCGCCGATGGCATCCTGATGAAACGCATCGACCGGCTTTCCGGCCGTTCGAACCTGACGATCGCCTGTCCGCGCTGCGGATCCGTGAATACCGAGAAGATCAGCCAGTTCGGCTCGACGCCCTGCAAGGCGAGCTATCGCTGCACCGACTGTCTGGAACCGTTCGACTACTTCAAGTGCATCTGA
- a CDS encoding Phenylacetic acid catabolic protein, whose protein sequence is MSDTMPIEDYLAKGGVLSSPANVPPRYRGELLRLMASFVDSELAGSAGFADTINDAPGIQERISAARIVLEKADHAGKVLRIMETFGADGGRYAVHHPWAERRAREADIGAARQGGDMRLSVFHYPLQGWVDAVVMNVLMGRASVVQLKELSRVSYQPLAEVFRAILPRETRHAELGLAGLLQIIDGAAGRDGAKASVAYWYPRVAASFGHSGSARFETLSRFGLRHTPNETLLAEWQAEVDAQLSALGLK, encoded by the coding sequence ATGTCCGATACGATGCCGATCGAGGATTACCTGGCAAAGGGCGGGGTTCTTTCGTCTCCCGCCAATGTGCCGCCGCGCTATCGCGGTGAGTTGCTGCGGCTGATGGCGAGCTTCGTCGATAGCGAGCTGGCCGGCTCCGCGGGGTTTGCCGATACGATCAACGATGCGCCGGGTATTCAGGAGCGCATTTCCGCTGCCCGCATCGTGCTGGAAAAGGCCGACCATGCCGGCAAGGTCCTGCGAATCATGGAGACCTTTGGTGCGGATGGCGGGCGCTATGCCGTGCATCATCCCTGGGCCGAGCGGCGTGCCCGCGAGGCCGATATCGGCGCGGCGCGGCAGGGCGGCGACATGCGCCTTTCCGTCTTCCACTATCCCCTGCAAGGCTGGGTCGACGCCGTCGTCATGAACGTGCTGATGGGCCGGGCGAGCGTCGTGCAGCTCAAGGAGCTGTCGCGCGTCTCCTATCAGCCGCTCGCCGAAGTCTTCCGTGCCATCCTGCCGCGCGAGACACGCCATGCCGAACTCGGGCTTGCCGGTCTCTTGCAGATCATCGATGGCGCGGCGGGCCGTGACGGGGCAAAGGCCTCGGTCGCCTACTGGTATCCCCGCGTTGCCGCGAGTTTCGGCCATTCCGGCTCGGCCCGCTTCGAGACGCTGTCCCGGTTTGGGCTGCGGCATACGCCAAACGAGACCCTGCTTGCGGAATGGCAAGCCGAAGTCGATGCGCAGCTTTCTGCGCTCGGACTGAAATGA
- the paaG gene encoding 2-(1,2-epoxy-1,2-dihydrophenyl)acetyl-CoA isomerase PaaG, whose product MSNSDTILSALADGVLTLTLNRPDKLNAFNDEMHLALRAGFEQAHADDAVRAVLLTGSGRGFCAGQDLGDRDPKKGVPDLGHTIETFYNPLLRLIRSLEKPVICAVNGVAAGAGANIAFACDITLAARSARFIQAFAKIGLVPDSGGTWSLPRLIGEARAKALALTAEPLGAETAADWGLIWRAVDDDKLMEEASALATRLAAGPTRGLGMTKRAIQAAATNSLDQQLDLERDLQREAGRSADYAEGVSAFLEKRKPEFKGR is encoded by the coding sequence ATGTCCAATTCCGACACCATTCTGTCGGCGCTTGCCGATGGCGTTCTCACCCTCACGCTGAACCGCCCCGACAAGCTCAACGCCTTCAACGACGAGATGCATCTTGCCCTGCGCGCCGGCTTCGAGCAGGCCCATGCGGACGACGCCGTCCGCGCGGTGCTGCTGACCGGTTCCGGCCGCGGCTTCTGCGCGGGACAGGATCTCGGCGACCGCGATCCGAAGAAGGGCGTGCCCGATCTCGGCCACACGATCGAGACCTTCTACAATCCGCTGCTGCGCCTGATCCGCAGCCTCGAAAAGCCTGTCATCTGCGCCGTCAACGGTGTTGCCGCCGGGGCTGGCGCGAACATCGCCTTCGCCTGCGATATCACGCTCGCCGCGCGCTCCGCCCGCTTCATCCAGGCATTTGCCAAGATCGGCCTCGTGCCGGATTCCGGCGGCACCTGGAGCCTGCCGCGCCTGATCGGCGAAGCCCGCGCCAAGGCGCTGGCACTGACGGCCGAGCCGCTCGGGGCGGAAACCGCCGCCGACTGGGGCCTCATCTGGCGCGCCGTCGACGATGACAAACTGATGGAAGAGGCAAGCGCGCTTGCGACGCGTCTCGCCGCCGGCCCGACGCGCGGCCTCGGCATGACGAAGCGGGCCATTCAGGCCGCCGCCACCAATTCGCTCGACCAGCAACTCGATCTCGAACGCGACCTGCAGCGCGAGGCGGGCCGCAGCGCCGACTATGCCGAGGGCGTTTCCGCCTTCCTCGAAAAGCGCAAGCCGGAGTTCAAGGGCAGATGA
- a CDS encoding acyl-CoA thioesterase — translation MTPIEQDPRRLDMTVLMTPDMANFSGKVHGGALLNLLDRVAFSCASRYSQQYAVTLSVDQVMFKEPIHVGELVTFRASVNHTGRTSMEIGIRVEAENIRSGKRRHTNSCYFTMVAVDDTGKPVRVPELQPKDAVDVRRYKAAELRRTLRREFAERLESVAATGKDVEKDGE, via the coding sequence ATGACGCCGATCGAGCAGGATCCCCGCCGCCTGGACATGACCGTGCTGATGACGCCCGACATGGCGAACTTTTCGGGAAAGGTCCATGGCGGGGCGCTGCTCAACCTGCTCGATCGCGTCGCCTTCTCCTGCGCGTCCCGCTATTCGCAGCAATATGCGGTGACGCTGTCGGTCGACCAGGTGATGTTCAAGGAGCCGATCCATGTCGGCGAGCTCGTCACCTTCCGCGCCTCGGTCAACCATACCGGTCGCACCTCCATGGAGATCGGCATTCGTGTGGAGGCGGAAAACATCCGCTCAGGCAAACGCCGGCACACCAATTCCTGCTATTTTACCATGGTTGCCGTGGACGATACGGGAAAGCCGGTGCGTGTGCCGGAACTGCAGCCGAAGGACGCCGTGGACGTCAGGCGCTACAAGGCGGCTGAATTGCGCCGAACGTTGCGGCGCGAGTTTGCCGAGCGGCTGGAATCGGTGGCGGCGACGGGCAAGGATGTGGAGAAGGACGGCGAGTAA
- the paaN gene encoding phenylacetic acid degradation protein PaaN, with translation MTALFERHRPTLEAALQAAAKRDFWTAYPEVPSGKIYGETARDDGLAAYKARVGQPFTLAGHPSDGVVGAEVSPYGPSLGITYPAASVDMLVSASRAAAPQWAAAAPEIRVGICLEILARLNARSFEMANAVMHTTGQAFAMAFQAGGPHAQDRGLEAVTYAYAEMTRTPATATWTKPQGKGEPIVMEKHWRIVPRGVSLVIGCNTFPTWNSYPGLFASLATGNTVIVKPHPAAILPLAITVEIIRQVLVEEGFAADIVLLAADASGSEITRDLVRHPATALVDYTGSNAFGRWVRENAGGADVYTEEAGVNSIVIGATDNFAGMCGNIAFSLSLYSGQMCTAPQNIFVPRGGIETNEGHKSFDQVASGITAAVDGLLSDAARAAGVCGAIANPATLARIAAVRALGRLVRDSAPVEGLDDARTATPLILAVDASDSETYAEERFGPIAFVVAVDDVVDGVNRAADLAERKGAITAALYATDEAQILAAADRFAAAGVNLSVNLTGGIYVNQSAAFSDFHVTGANPAGNASLTDAAFVANRFRVVMWRRPAAA, from the coding sequence ATGACCGCACTTTTCGAGCGCCATCGCCCCACGCTGGAAGCAGCCTTGCAGGCCGCCGCCAAGCGCGATTTCTGGACTGCCTATCCTGAAGTACCAAGCGGCAAGATCTATGGCGAAACCGCCAGGGACGACGGACTTGCCGCCTACAAGGCGCGTGTCGGTCAGCCCTTCACGCTCGCCGGCCATCCCTCCGACGGCGTCGTCGGTGCGGAAGTCTCGCCTTACGGACCCTCCCTCGGCATCACCTATCCCGCCGCCTCCGTGGACATGCTCGTCTCCGCCTCGCGTGCCGCCGCGCCGCAATGGGCGGCGGCCGCACCGGAAATCCGCGTCGGTATCTGCCTCGAAATCCTCGCCCGCCTCAATGCCCGCAGCTTCGAGATGGCCAATGCCGTCATGCACACGACCGGCCAGGCCTTCGCCATGGCCTTCCAGGCCGGCGGTCCGCATGCGCAGGATCGCGGCCTCGAAGCCGTCACCTATGCCTATGCCGAGATGACCCGCACGCCGGCAACGGCGACCTGGACCAAGCCGCAGGGCAAGGGCGAGCCTATCGTCATGGAAAAGCACTGGCGCATCGTGCCGCGCGGTGTCTCGCTGGTCATCGGCTGCAACACGTTCCCGACCTGGAACAGCTATCCGGGTCTGTTCGCGAGCCTTGCCACCGGCAACACCGTCATCGTCAAGCCGCATCCCGCCGCGATCCTCCCGCTTGCCATCACCGTCGAGATTATCAGGCAGGTGCTGGTGGAAGAAGGTTTTGCCGCCGACATCGTATTGCTCGCCGCCGATGCGTCCGGTTCTGAGATCACCAGGGACCTCGTCCGGCACCCCGCCACAGCGCTCGTCGACTATACCGGCTCCAATGCCTTCGGTCGCTGGGTCAGGGAAAATGCCGGCGGCGCTGACGTCTACACCGAAGAGGCCGGCGTCAATTCCATCGTGATCGGCGCCACCGACAATTTCGCCGGCATGTGCGGCAATATCGCCTTCTCGCTGTCGCTCTATTCCGGCCAGATGTGCACCGCCCCGCAGAATATCTTCGTCCCGCGCGGCGGTATCGAGACGAATGAGGGCCACAAGAGCTTCGACCAGGTTGCCTCCGGCATCACCGCCGCCGTTGACGGCCTGCTTTCCGATGCGGCACGCGCTGCCGGTGTCTGCGGCGCCATCGCCAATCCCGCGACGCTCGCCCGCATCGCCGCCGTTCGCGCGCTGGGCCGTCTCGTCCGCGATTCCGCGCCGGTTGAAGGCCTCGACGATGCCCGAACCGCAACGCCGCTGATCCTCGCGGTCGATGCGTCGGACAGCGAAACCTATGCGGAAGAACGTTTCGGTCCCATCGCCTTCGTCGTCGCAGTTGACGATGTCGTCGATGGCGTGAACCGCGCGGCTGACCTTGCCGAGCGCAAGGGCGCGATCACCGCCGCGCTCTATGCCACCGACGAGGCGCAGATCCTTGCCGCCGCCGACCGGTTTGCCGCGGCGGGCGTCAATCTTTCGGTCAATCTGACCGGCGGCATTTACGTCAACCAGAGCGCCGCCTTTAGCGATTTCCACGTCACCGGCGCCAATCCGGCCGGCAATGCCAGCCTGACGGACGCGGCTTTCGTCGCCAACCGGTTCCGCGTGGTCATGTGGCGCCGCCCCGCGGCGGCGTGA
- the paaI gene encoding hydroxyphenylacetyl-CoA thioesterase PaaI: MSAATLSPQALAEACAKAMWDDDNATRHLGMELVSIAPGEAVIAMTIAEIMTNGHGTCHGGYMFTLADSAFAFACNTYNQRTVAQHCSVTFLAPAFKGDRLTATAREVSRRGRGGLYDIRITNQEGEPVAEFRGHSRTVKGTHLPE; this comes from the coding sequence ATGAGCGCCGCGACCCTTTCCCCGCAGGCGCTGGCCGAAGCCTGCGCCAAGGCCATGTGGGACGACGACAATGCCACCCGCCATCTCGGCATGGAGCTTGTCTCCATCGCCCCCGGCGAGGCCGTCATCGCCATGACCATCGCCGAGATCATGACCAACGGCCACGGCACCTGCCATGGCGGCTACATGTTCACGCTGGCGGATTCGGCCTTCGCCTTTGCCTGCAACACCTACAATCAGCGCACCGTCGCCCAGCACTGTTCGGTGACGTTCCTCGCGCCGGCCTTCAAGGGCGACAGGCTGACGGCAACGGCGCGCGAAGTGTCGCGCCGCGGGCGCGGCGGCCTCTACGATATCCGCATCACCAATCAGGAGGGCGAGCCCGTCGCGGAATTCCGCGGCCACTCGCGAACAGTCAAGGGCACGCATCTGCCGGAGTGA
- the paaE gene encoding 1,2-phenylacetyl-CoA epoxidase subunit PaaE, with protein MARFHPLTVTDVRRETRDAVVVTLRPSEEDRAVFDFTQGQYLTFRRKFEDEELRRSYSICAGKDEGVLKVGIKRVDGGCFSTWVNENLKAGDTLEAMPPMGAFFTALEPEVSKHYLGFAGGSGITPVLSIIKTVLSREPRARFTLVYANRQISSIMFREELEDLKNLYLGRFSVLHVLESEAQEIDLFTGRIDGEKCAALFKSWIDITSIATAFICGPEPMMLAIAAALREHGLRDDQIKFELFASSQPGRARRKVEAIAGADQGAMCEATVTLDGATRVFKFPKQGQSLLDAALENAMDAPYACKAGVCSTCRAKIIEGEAEMEVNHALEDYEVRQGYVLTCQCYPLTDRIVVSYDQ; from the coding sequence ATGGCACGTTTTCATCCCCTGACCGTGACCGACGTTCGCCGCGAGACGCGCGATGCCGTCGTCGTCACGCTCCGACCGTCTGAGGAGGACCGCGCCGTCTTCGACTTCACGCAAGGACAGTATCTGACCTTCCGCCGCAAGTTCGAGGACGAGGAACTGCGCCGCTCCTATTCGATCTGCGCCGGCAAGGATGAGGGCGTGTTGAAGGTCGGCATCAAGCGCGTCGACGGCGGCTGTTTCTCCACCTGGGTGAACGAGAACCTGAAGGCCGGCGACACGCTGGAGGCCATGCCGCCGATGGGCGCCTTCTTCACCGCGCTGGAGCCGGAGGTGTCCAAACACTATCTCGGCTTTGCCGGCGGCAGCGGCATCACGCCGGTGCTCTCGATCATCAAGACCGTGCTGTCGCGCGAGCCGCGCGCGCGTTTCACGCTCGTCTACGCCAACCGGCAGATCAGCTCGATCATGTTCCGCGAGGAGCTGGAGGACCTGAAGAACCTCTATCTCGGCCGGTTCTCCGTGCTGCATGTGCTGGAAAGCGAAGCGCAGGAGATCGACCTCTTCACCGGCCGCATCGACGGCGAGAAATGCGCGGCTCTCTTCAAGAGCTGGATCGATATCACGTCGATCGCCACTGCCTTCATCTGCGGCCCCGAGCCGATGATGCTGGCCATCGCCGCGGCCCTTCGCGAGCATGGGCTTCGCGACGACCAGATCAAGTTCGAACTCTTCGCCTCCTCGCAGCCCGGCCGGGCGCGGCGCAAGGTGGAGGCCATCGCCGGCGCGGACCAGGGGGCGATGTGCGAGGCGACCGTTACGCTCGATGGCGCGACACGCGTCTTCAAGTTCCCGAAACAGGGCCAGAGTCTGCTCGACGCGGCGCTCGAAAACGCCATGGACGCGCCCTATGCCTGCAAGGCCGGTGTCTGTTCCACCTGCCGCGCCAAGATCATCGAGGGCGAGGCCGAGATGGAGGTCAATCATGCGCTCGAAGATTACGAGGTGCGGCAGGGCTATGTCCTGACCTGCCAGTGCTATCCGCTCACCGACCGCATCGTCGTCAGCTACGACCAGTAG
- the paaZ gene encoding phenylacetic acid degradation bifunctional protein PaaZ — MNVMANRPRRLESYVGGQWVAGAKDGVPLLDASTGAPVAFIDSTGIDFKAILAYGRDKGGPALRRLSFHERAAMLKALGQALMEHKEGLYAISAHTGGTRADNWIDIEGGIGTLFAYASMGRRELPNTRVLLDGDVELLSKDGTFSAQHILSPLQGVAVHINAFNFPCWGMLEKLAPTLLAGVPAIVKPASQTAYLTELMVRRIVETGILPEGALQLVCGSVGDLLDHVEGQDAVTFTGSASTGQRLKTHKAIVENSVRFTMEADSLNAAVLGLDAAPGTEEFDLFVKEVAREMTVKAGQKCTAIRRVIAPRSYSEVLIESLRARLGKTVIGNPADEAVRMGPLASLDQREEVRARIRDLSADAEIVAGNPDQADIQSGDAAAGAFLNPVLLYCAKPGSARAIHDVEAFGPVSTVMPYDTAEEAVDLARRGKGSLVASVFTNDPGFAEEVVLGLAPFHGRVMIGNRISAKSSTGHGSPLPGLVHGGPGRAGGGEELGGMRGVKHYMQRTAIQGAPTMLSAVTGRWMQGAAAQAGGEHPFRKSLAELKIGDQLITASRTVSLEDIEHFANFTGDTFYAHMDEEAAKANPFFDGRVAHGYLIVSFAAGLFVDPAPGPVLANYGVDNLRFLTPVNPGDTLRVQLTCKEINPRANAEHGEVRWDCNVTNQLGATVAQYDVLTMVAKTRE; from the coding sequence ATGAACGTCATGGCAAACCGGCCGCGCCGGCTCGAAAGCTATGTCGGCGGCCAGTGGGTCGCCGGCGCGAAGGATGGCGTGCCGCTGCTCGACGCCTCGACGGGCGCGCCCGTCGCCTTCATCGATTCCACAGGCATCGACTTCAAGGCGATCCTCGCCTACGGCCGCGACAAGGGTGGCCCTGCGCTGCGCCGCCTGTCCTTCCACGAGCGCGCGGCCATGCTGAAGGCGCTCGGCCAGGCGCTGATGGAGCACAAGGAGGGGCTGTACGCCATCTCGGCCCACACCGGCGGCACGCGTGCGGACAACTGGATCGATATCGAGGGCGGCATCGGCACCTTGTTTGCCTATGCCAGCATGGGCCGGCGCGAGCTGCCCAACACCCGCGTGCTGCTGGATGGCGACGTGGAGCTGCTGTCGAAGGACGGCACTTTTTCCGCGCAGCATATTCTGAGCCCGCTTCAGGGCGTGGCGGTTCACATCAACGCTTTCAACTTCCCCTGCTGGGGCATGCTGGAAAAGCTGGCGCCGACGCTGCTGGCTGGCGTTCCAGCCATCGTCAAGCCGGCAAGCCAGACGGCCTATCTCACCGAATTGATGGTCCGCCGCATCGTCGAGACCGGTATTCTGCCCGAAGGCGCCTTGCAGCTCGTCTGCGGCTCGGTCGGCGATCTGCTCGATCATGTCGAGGGACAGGATGCCGTGACCTTCACCGGCTCCGCCTCCACCGGTCAGCGCCTCAAGACGCACAAGGCCATCGTGGAGAATTCGGTGCGCTTCACCATGGAGGCCGACAGTCTCAACGCCGCCGTGCTCGGTCTCGATGCCGCGCCCGGCACGGAGGAGTTCGACCTTTTCGTCAAGGAAGTCGCGCGCGAGATGACGGTGAAGGCCGGCCAGAAATGCACGGCGATCCGCCGCGTCATCGCGCCCCGCTCCTACAGCGAAGTCCTCATCGAAAGCCTGCGTGCGCGCCTCGGCAAGACCGTCATCGGCAACCCCGCCGATGAAGCCGTCCGCATGGGCCCGCTCGCCAGCCTCGACCAGCGCGAAGAGGTTCGCGCCCGCATCCGCGATCTCTCAGCCGATGCCGAGATCGTCGCCGGCAACCCTGATCAGGCTGACATCCAGTCCGGCGATGCCGCAGCCGGCGCCTTCCTCAATCCGGTTCTGCTCTATTGCGCCAAGCCGGGGTCGGCCCGTGCGATCCACGATGTCGAGGCCTTTGGTCCCGTCAGCACCGTCATGCCCTATGACACGGCGGAAGAAGCGGTCGATCTCGCCCGGCGCGGCAAGGGCAGCCTCGTTGCCTCCGTCTTCACCAACGATCCCGGTTTTGCCGAAGAGGTGGTGCTCGGGCTTGCACCGTTCCACGGCCGCGTGATGATCGGCAACCGCATCAGCGCCAAGTCCTCCACCGGTCACGGTTCTCCCCTGCCGGGCCTCGTGCATGGCGGCCCCGGCCGTGCCGGCGGCGGTGAGGAGCTGGGCGGCATGCGCGGCGTCAAGCACTACATGCAGCGTACCGCCATCCAGGGCGCCCCGACGATGCTGTCGGCCGTTACCGGCCGCTGGATGCAGGGGGCCGCGGCGCAGGCCGGCGGCGAACATCCCTTCCGCAAGTCGCTGGCGGAACTGAAGATCGGCGACCAGCTGATCACCGCATCGCGCACGGTGAGCCTCGAGGATATCGAGCATTTCGCCAACTTCACCGGCGACACCTTCTACGCCCATATGGACGAGGAGGCCGCCAAGGCGAACCCGTTCTTCGACGGGCGGGTGGCGCATGGCTATCTCATCGTCTCCTTCGCAGCAGGTCTCTTCGTCGATCCGGCGCCCGGCCCGGTGCTCGCCAATTACGGCGTCGATAACCTGCGCTTCCTGACACCGGTCAATCCCGGTGATACGCTTCGGGTGCAGTTGACCTGCAAGGAGATCAATCCACGCGCCAATGCCGAGCACGGCGAGGTGCGCTGGGATTGCAATGTGACGAACCAGCTGGGCGCCACCGTCGCGCAATACGACGTCCTGACGATGGTGGCCAAAACGAGAGAGTGA
- the paaC gene encoding 1,2-phenylacetyl-CoA epoxidase subunit PaaC, with amino-acid sequence MTTAALVEFLLRIGDNTLILGHRVSEWCGHSPALEEDIALSNTALDLIGQTQLWLGLAGEVEGKGRSADDLAYLRDGYDFRNILLVERPNGDFGKTLMRQFLFDAWHYLLLKALKGSSDTRIAEIAEKAFKEVSYHLDRSRDLIIRLGDGTAESHRRMQDALDELWPFSGEMFQSDALDAELVAAGIIPAPESLKAGWDEIVAEALTEGTLKKPADGYMHKGGRRGVHTEHLGFILTEMQFLQRAYPGATW; translated from the coding sequence ATGACGACCGCGGCGCTCGTGGAATTCCTGCTGCGCATCGGCGACAACACGCTGATCCTCGGCCATCGCGTTTCCGAATGGTGCGGTCACTCGCCCGCGCTGGAGGAAGACATCGCTCTCTCCAACACCGCGCTCGACCTGATCGGCCAGACGCAGCTCTGGCTCGGCCTCGCCGGCGAGGTGGAAGGCAAGGGCCGCTCGGCGGACGATCTCGCCTATCTGCGGGACGGTTACGACTTCCGCAACATCCTCCTCGTCGAGCGCCCGAACGGCGATTTCGGCAAGACGCTGATGCGCCAGTTCCTGTTCGATGCCTGGCACTACCTGCTCCTCAAGGCGTTGAAGGGATCCTCCGACACGCGCATCGCCGAGATCGCGGAAAAGGCCTTCAAGGAGGTCTCCTACCATCTCGACCGCAGCCGCGATCTGATCATCCGCCTCGGCGACGGCACGGCCGAAAGCCACCGTCGCATGCAGGATGCGCTCGATGAACTCTGGCCCTTCTCTGGCGAGATGTTCCAGAGCGATGCGCTCGACGCCGAACTGGTCGCGGCCGGCATCATTCCCGCGCCGGAAAGCCTCAAGGCCGGTTGGGACGAGATCGTTGCCGAGGCACTGACCGAAGGCACACTGAAGAAGCCCGCCGACGGCTATATGCACAAGGGTGGCCGGCGCGGCGTGCACACGGAACATCTCGGCTTCATCCTGACCGAGATGCAGTTCCTCCAGCGCGCCTATCCGGGCGCCACCTGGTAG
- a CDS encoding TetR/AcrR family transcriptional regulator — translation MARTRAVDFEEKQRGILLSAAAVFAEMGMEKASMSQIASHSNVSKALLYHYYPSKDALIFDIVRTHLTELANAIEAADRPQLDPQARLRLLVKAVLANYEGRDNEHKVQLNGTSALSPDQLAELQAIERQIVKRFSGVIRDINPDLNKDRPLLMPVTMSLFGMMNWVYMWFRPNGPVTRDEYADIATTLILEGVKAVT, via the coding sequence ATGGCACGCACGCGCGCAGTCGATTTCGAGGAAAAACAGCGTGGCATTCTGTTGAGTGCCGCAGCGGTCTTCGCCGAGATGGGCATGGAAAAAGCGTCCATGTCCCAGATCGCCTCGCACAGCAACGTGTCCAAGGCCCTGCTCTACCACTACTATCCGAGCAAGGACGCGCTGATCTTCGATATCGTGCGCACGCATCTGACGGAACTTGCCAATGCCATCGAGGCCGCGGACCGCCCGCAGCTGGATCCGCAGGCGCGGCTGCGTCTGCTGGTGAAGGCGGTTCTGGCGAATTACGAAGGTCGCGACAACGAGCACAAGGTGCAGCTCAATGGCACCAGCGCGCTCTCCCCGGACCAGCTTGCCGAGTTGCAGGCCATCGAACGGCAGATCGTCAAACGTTTCTCCGGCGTGATCCGCGACATCAACCCGGACCTCAACAAGGACCGCCCGCTCCTGATGCCCGTCACCATGTCGCTCTTCGGCATGATGAACTGGGTCTATATGTGGTTCCGCCCCAATGGACCGGTGACGCGGGACGAATATGCGGACATCGCGACGACGCTGATCCTGGAAGGCGTCAAAGCCGTAACCTGA